In the genome of Alkalinema sp. FACHB-956, one region contains:
- a CDS encoding tetratricopeptide repeat protein has product MTVGQVAVGQVGRGRTVGLICLLGGCFSSIGVDAAIATSRRPQLPNASQAKAICAASPLLLEVNPLAADAWPKYDPSVQLFDLPKTPAAFYEIAQNSYDSDIRLAAISRAIELAPNYVDAYQQRGWLRQRDFRDFASAIADYRRVLELEPEHEEVQVRLVQSLEGLGNWKGAIAEYDRLVAKRPNGFEYRLHRAYAYQQLQNWQSAIQDYTQAIKLVGKKQSNDKNWAFLLGWVNTDLHKLYMDRGNLYALANQRSQALADYDRALNSTSSRFEKSDIYKQRCKLHVALGDVSQAKADARQAEWYLTQGKPLAQVSANFPLPKTGVQVEIPTMKLAETAPELIRVGLDLWVRNQESDFLEAAVTKDPNYAPAYYHRGSQRLKAGRVDGAIADFDKAIQLNPKFSLAYQARGSAYLKQQKFDSAIADFNQVLDVDPNFSLALIDRAQAYQQTKQMAAAMQDLNRAIAVDPFSELALSDRAELREATGDLAGSLTDNRRVKQLQRRWFNLANRWSLPARLPERRKR; this is encoded by the coding sequence TTGACGGTTGGTCAGGTAGCCGTGGGACAAGTGGGGCGTGGGCGCACTGTTGGCCTCATTTGTCTACTGGGTGGATGCTTCAGCAGCATTGGTGTAGATGCCGCGATCGCAACTTCCCGGCGACCGCAACTTCCGAATGCATCCCAAGCGAAAGCCATTTGTGCAGCGAGTCCCTTGTTGCTGGAAGTGAATCCTTTGGCGGCGGATGCTTGGCCGAAATACGACCCGTCGGTACAGTTATTTGACTTGCCAAAAACGCCTGCCGCCTTCTATGAAATAGCCCAGAACTCCTATGATTCAGATATCCGGCTAGCTGCGATCAGTCGCGCGATCGAACTGGCTCCCAACTATGTCGATGCGTACCAGCAGCGGGGCTGGCTGAGGCAGCGAGATTTTAGAGATTTTGCGAGTGCGATCGCGGACTACCGCCGGGTGTTGGAACTGGAGCCGGAGCATGAGGAAGTTCAGGTGCGTCTGGTGCAGAGTCTGGAAGGATTAGGAAACTGGAAAGGCGCGATCGCGGAGTACGATCGCCTCGTTGCTAAACGTCCCAACGGTTTTGAATATCGGCTCCACCGCGCCTATGCTTACCAGCAACTCCAAAATTGGCAAAGCGCGATTCAGGACTACACCCAAGCCATTAAATTGGTGGGCAAAAAACAAAGCAATGACAAAAATTGGGCGTTTTTGCTAGGTTGGGTCAATACGGATCTCCATAAGCTTTATATGGATCGGGGGAATTTGTATGCCTTAGCCAATCAACGATCGCAGGCTTTAGCGGACTACGATCGGGCGCTCAACAGTACCTCTTCACGCTTCGAAAAGTCTGATATTTATAAGCAGCGCTGTAAGTTGCACGTTGCGTTAGGGGATGTGTCCCAAGCCAAAGCCGACGCTCGACAAGCTGAGTGGTATCTGACCCAAGGCAAGCCGTTGGCACAAGTTTCTGCGAACTTTCCTCTACCCAAAACGGGCGTCCAAGTTGAAATTCCTACGATGAAGCTGGCTGAAACAGCCCCCGAATTGATTCGGGTGGGTTTGGATTTATGGGTACGCAATCAAGAGAGTGATTTCTTGGAGGCAGCGGTTACTAAGGATCCTAACTATGCGCCTGCCTACTATCATCGGGGTAGCCAGCGGCTCAAAGCGGGACGGGTGGATGGGGCGATCGCGGATTTTGACAAAGCTATTCAACTCAATCCCAAGTTTTCTTTGGCCTATCAAGCGAGGGGATCTGCTTATTTAAAGCAGCAAAAGTTTGATAGCGCGATCGCGGATTTCAACCAAGTTTTGGACGTTGATCCGAATTTTTCCCTGGCGTTAATCGATCGTGCCCAAGCCTATCAACAAACAAAACAAATGGCAGCGGCAATGCAAGATTTAAATCGGGCGATCGCGGTCGATCCGTTTTCGGAGCTTGCGTTGAGCGATCGGGCAGAACTGCGCGAAGCCACGGGGGATTTGGCAGGTTCGCTAACGGATAACCGTCGGGTGAAGCAGTTACAACGACGCTGGTTCAACCTAGCAAATCGTTGGTCTTTGCCTGCCCGCCTGCCGGAGCGCAGAAAACGATAG
- a CDS encoding cytochrome c biogenesis protein CcdA: MAKKFLILLLFGLGSFLSVMVVHWLSQSPLARSFDGLVNGLAMQYRLWFRQQQAHGLPTLISLSFVGGLVASISPCILSLLPVNLSYIGTRNIQSRWDAFAKAGFFVLGVVTILSLFGVFSSLAGFVSIKFTGYFQLGVGLLIILMGLSLANIIHLPQFPRLFADSMTPRQTIDRPWLQALFTGPYGVGLTFALISSPCTK, translated from the coding sequence ATGGCAAAAAAGTTCCTGATATTGCTGCTGTTCGGCTTGGGCAGTTTCCTGTCAGTGATGGTGGTTCACTGGCTTAGCCAAAGTCCCTTGGCGAGAAGTTTTGACGGATTGGTGAACGGTTTGGCAATGCAATATCGCCTGTGGTTTCGCCAGCAGCAAGCCCATGGTTTACCGACGCTCATCAGCCTCTCTTTTGTGGGGGGATTGGTGGCCAGCATTTCGCCCTGTATTTTATCGTTACTTCCAGTCAATCTGAGTTACATTGGCACTCGCAATATTCAATCCCGTTGGGATGCATTTGCAAAGGCAGGATTTTTTGTGTTGGGAGTTGTAACGATTCTCAGCCTATTTGGTGTTTTCTCTTCCCTTGCAGGGTTTGTTTCAATTAAGTTCACAGGTTACTTTCAGCTTGGGGTGGGTCTGCTGATTATTCTGATGGGGTTGAGTTTAGCGAATATCATTCATCTGCCCCAATTCCCGAGATTATTTGCAGATAGTATGACTCCGCGTCAGACGATCGATCGACCTTGGTTGCAGGCGTTGTTCACAGGCCCCTATGGGGTTGGGCTGACCTTTGCCTTGATCAGTTCTCCCTGCACCAAATAA
- a CDS encoding gas vesicle protein: protein MRRPPHAIHSKISTMPRPKTEASQYLDLYKMAIEKSRLENELATIEQRRLQIEQRLEQLAQKAVELEQSALSTALSASAVTSPESTRTESKPALHLPVLNRSDYQTFVLEY from the coding sequence ATGCGACGTCCCCCCCATGCCATCCATTCCAAAATCAGCACTATGCCCCGTCCCAAAACCGAGGCGAGTCAATACCTGGATCTGTACAAAATGGCGATCGAAAAAAGCCGCCTAGAAAACGAACTGGCCACGATCGAACAGCGTCGCCTCCAGATCGAGCAGCGGCTGGAACAGTTGGCCCAGAAAGCCGTGGAATTGGAGCAGTCAGCCTTGTCTACCGCCTTGTCTGCCAGTGCGGTGACCAGTCCTGAGTCCACCCGTACAGAGTCCAAGCCCGCTTTACACCTCCCTGTCCTGAATCGATCGGATTACCAGACCTTCGTGCTGGAATATTAA